The following are from one region of the Osmerus mordax isolate fOsmMor3 chromosome 1, fOsmMor3.pri, whole genome shotgun sequence genome:
- the cfap20dc gene encoding uncharacterized protein C3orf67 homolog gives MFKNDYQGGAVVEIFSAHGKDPVAKWKLCGGQSAIRKDFDKEVKGFVYILDGSSQTIKMQMPKDSKMSLCLVQRFLVLQLNVPLCKEFSTELVITDSGHLKRRLYFSTVHKEFSATPLHARIPFVGLKRCIWCNMCIDLVSFIAELFKGAGFLSLDGITLSASCKLRRIFTMKEEPTGASVGDLFLSGSGPRDPIPRSCQFPSDVQHVTQVLNMEKIRLAGARVAPVNCEYDQSGSARLTSARSLRTQEASHIAFGSRVAGPPPLTGRKNSGPQEECDPEPRPSQMWAAVERLNNADRNERQPCPCAQENDIVHELSVSTVQPGSLQPQPPRDRNRASDSLASRRLRLHSAGKEKPAATGTSDMVCGFSEDIRASDQMSAPPSSRDKRSQQPLDLRQTREGRPTDEVLSRSPVEGRSCWHPCSRLPARPQSRQPPTGLLPSHLQRGSDEGSEPHLSMDEVFTFASQPHSARRGQGRREPEEPKDEEKDLEISDIQMDTGGCRGARPEDDFIASESDEEEASTRFLQKRCSIVYIPATPRLSSPGGDTPLRPESSAADRTPIRRTIPADSPSSRSAEVAGMVPTRCLSPSTTTQGHGPGPEGVSRDQRCRTSVSRTSLKEIPPGDFRLLQVQGERSLARVGTSSCDLHLLSSLHMQEEEEELRMLASLRREQEEEEEMEGATGLTSSQIHQCNVSISTSSDDTSTWTLIPAPSNQGHHYQNEMNPLLHSNPREWMNVLSPPILSSSLLKGSGDTWDHHKDPTRGADGSDKENREENEEEYLNLLYDPCLNCYFDPHTGKYYELA, from the exons ATGTTTAAGAATGACTATCAG GGTGGAGCTGTGGTTGAGATCTTCAGTGCACATGGCAAAGATCCTGTGGCAAAATGGAAGCTCTGTGGAGGGCAGTCAGCAATAAGGAAA GACTTTGACAAAGAGGTCAAAGGCTTTGTGTACATATTGGATGGTAGCAGTCAGACAATTAAAATGCAGATGCCAAAGGATAGCAAAATGTCTC TTTGCCTTGTTCAGAGATTCTTGGTCCTCCAATTGAATGTTCCTCTATGTAAAGAATTTTCGACAGAGCTTGT AATAACTGATTCAGGGCATCTTAAAAGAAGACTTTACTTTTCAACTGTTCATAAAGAGTTCTCTGCAACGCCTTTGCATGCTAGGATACCTTTTGTTGGACTGAAACGTtgcatt TGGTGCAACATGTGCATCGACCTTGTTTCATTCATCGCCGAGCTTTTTAAAGGAGCTGGCTTCTTGAGCTTGGACGGCATCACTTTATCTGCCAGCTGTAAGCTCAGAAGAATCTTCACCATGAAGGAGGAGCCTACAGGGGCCTCAGTTGGAG ACTTGTTCCTCAGTGGGAGTGGTCCTAGAGATCCTATTCCCCGGAGCTGCCAGTTTCCGTCTGATGTACAACATGTGACTCAAGTCTTGAATATGGAGAAAATAAGACTGGCAGGTGCAAGGGTAGCCCCAGTGAACTGTGAATATG ATCAGTCAGGCAGTGCCCGGTTGACCAGCGCACGAAGCTTGAGGACCCAAGAAGCCTCCCACATAGCGTTTGGGTCAAGGGTCGCAggacccccccctctcactggGAGAAAGAACAGTGGACCACAAGAG GAGTGTGATCCTGAGCCCAGACCAAGCCAAATGTGGGCTGCTGTAGAAAGACTGAATAATGCAGACAGGAATGAGAGACAGCCTTGTCCCTGTGCCCAGGAGAATGACATTGTTCATGAGCTGTCAG TGTCTACGGTGCAGCCAGGGAGTCTGCAGCCTCAGCCCCCCAGAGACAGAAATAGGGCCTCTGATAGTCTGGCCTCTAGGAGGCTACGGCTTCACAGTGCTGGGAAAGAGAAGCCAGCTGCCACAG GGACATCTGACATGGTGTGTGGCTTCAGTGAAGACATAAGAGCCTCTGATCAGATGTCAGCTCCTCCATCTAGCAGGGACAAGAGGAGCCAACAACCTCTGGACCTCAGACAGACGAGAGAAGGCCGGCCAACAG ATGAGGTGTTGTCTCGCAgtcctgtggaggggaggagctgttggCATCCCTGCTCCAGGCTTCCTGCCAGGCCCCAGTCTAGGCAGCCCCCCACAGGCCTACTCCCCTCACACCTCCAGCGAGGGAGTGACGAGGGCAGTGAGCCCCATCTCTCTATGGATGAGGTGTTCACGTTTGCCTCACAGCCCCACTCtgccaggagagggcagggacgGCGGGAGCCAGAAGAGCCGAAAGACGAGGAGAAGGATTTGGAGATCTCTGACATACAGATGGATACTGGAGGATGCAGGGGAGCCCGGCCAGAGGACGACTTCATTGCTAGTGAGAGTGATGAG GAAGAGGCCTCCACTAGGTTCCTTCAAAAAAGGTGCAGTATTGTCTACATTCCTGCCACTCCGAGGCTATCCAGTCCAGGTGGGGACACTCCTCTCAGGCCTGAATCCAGTGCTGCAGACCGCACACCTATCAGACGGACCATCCCAGCCGACTCTCCATCCAGCAGGAGTGCAGAGGTGGCAGGGATGGTCCCAacccgctgtctctctcccagcacaACCACCCAGGGCCATGGCCCGGGACCTGAGGGAGTGAGCCGGGACCAGAGATGCAGGACATCAGTGAGCAGGACCTCCCTCAAAGAGATCCCCCCAGGAGACTTCAGACTGTTGCAG gtgcagggggagaggagtctGGCGCGTGTCGGAACCAGCAGCTGTGACCTGCATCTGCTGAGCAGTCTGCacatgcaggaggaggaggaagagctgcGCATGCTGGCAAGTCTGCgccgggagcaggaggaggaggaggagatggaaggagcaACAGGTCTCACTTCCTCCCAGATCCACCAATGCAATGTCAGCATCAGCACCAGCAGTGACGACACCTCCACCTGGACACTCATCCCCGCG CCATCCAATCAAGGACATCACTATCAAAATGAAATGAACCCTCTCCTACACTCCAATCCAAG AGAATGGATGAATGTCCTCAGTCCTCCCATTCTCTCATCCAGCCTGCTTAAGGGGTCAGGGGACACTTGGGACCATCACAAGGATCCTACCAGAG GGGCTGATGGCTCAGAcaaggagaacagagaggagaacgaggaggaATATTTAAATCTGCTCTATGATCCCTGTCTAAATTGCTATTTTGATCCCCATACTGGAAAGTACTATGAGCTGGCCTGA